From the Chryseobacterium sp. G0201 genome, the window CCGTAGTTTGAAGTGATTTCATTTAACTGATTAAATGTAAACTTTTTGAAGTTTTCCCATCTTTCCGGATATTTTTTTGGATCATAATTCACATTTCTGTCTTTCGGCGGAAAATATGACCACCAATAATCATCAGAATGCCAATCGGGTTTTGAGAAATAAGCTCCGATTTTGAAACCTTCCTTTCTAAATGTATTGAAAATCTCTTTCGTCACATCCGCTTTCGGATTTTTGGAAAAAGGTGTTTTTGAAGAAGTAATTTTATAATCAGACTGTTGCGTATCAAACATGGTAAAACCGTCGTGATGTTTTGTCGTAAAGACCACATATTTCATTCCTGCTTTTTTTACAGCATCTGCCCATTTTTGAGGATTAAATTGAGTCGGATTGAAAGTCGTCTGAAGATTTTCATAGTTTTTGACGTATTCATTGTAAGATTTTCCGTGTTCGGGTTTACGTTGTGTCCATGATTCATCTTCGGGACATAAGCTCCAACTTTCGACAATTCCCCATTGGCTGTACGTTCCCCAATGCATGAAAAGCCCGAATTTTAAATCCTGCCAGTTCTCAAGATTTTGTACAACAAGTGGATCATTCGGTTTTTGGTAGCCTTCCGAAATATTGTGAGCCTGTGAAAAAAAAGTAGATGATATGAGGAATGATGAAAGAAATATGGTTTTTGCTTTTTTGGTAATCAACATTGACGTTTAGTTTTCGCTAATTTAATCATCATTTGATAAATTAGCAAACCATTCATTTTATGGCATTTTAAGCTCTAAAAATTTTAAAACACTTATGCTATTTTAAATTAATATAATTCTGTTGATATAGACACGTTATGATTTAAGTTTTGGCTAAAGCCAAATCGCATGTTGTTTTTCTAAACGGGCTAAAGCCCGTTCCTATTGATCTTTTATTTGTGTTTATCTGTGAAAACATTTGTACTTTTTGTGTTTAAATCAAATTTTTAAATGCATTTTCTATATTTGGATAAGAAAATTCAAATCCGGTTTTGATTAATTTTTCAGGATAAACGTTTCTGCTTTTTAATAATAATTCGGTTTCTGTTTTTAAAAAAATTGAAGCGATTTCCAACTGCCAAACCAGCGCATTTAATCCAAATGGAATTTTCATTTCTTTTCTTAATTTCATCATAAATTCTTCGTTAGACAAAGGATTTGGAGCAGTTACGTTGATTACTCCAGACATATTTTCGTTATCAATAATATGTTGGATCGCTTTGCAAAAATCATCAATGTGAATCCAGCTTACATTTTGCTTTCCTCGTCCTTGTTTTCCTCCCAACCCTAATTTTGTGATCAATTTTAATTTCGGAAAAGCACCACCATTGTTACCCAAAACTATTGAAGTTCTTAAAGCAACTTTTCGTACATTTTCATTTTTAACAGTAAAAAATTCTTTTTCCCAGCTTTTGCAAATATTCATAGAAAAATCATCGCCAATAATTCCATTTTCTTCTGTATTTAATTGTGTCTCTGAGTGAGTGTAAATTGTCGCTGAACTTGCATTCAGCCAAACTTTAGGTTTATTGATACATTGATCAACAGCTTGTTGAAGCACTTTTGTACTGTTGATCCTTGAAGAATAAATTTCCTGCTTGTTTTTCTCTGTGTATCGACAATCGACAGATTTTCCTGTGAGATTGATTACAACATCGGAATTTTCAACCCAATTTTTCCATTCGCCTAAAGTTTTGGCATCCCAATGAATTTCGTTTTTACGTTTCGGATTTCGAGTTAAAATATAAACTTCATTTTCTTTTTCTGTAAAATATTTTTCAAGATTTTTTCCGAGAAAACCGGTTCCGGCAGCGATGATTATTTTCATTTTGGTTTTTTAATTGTTAGTTGTAATTCGTTAGTTTTGAATGTTTAGATCCTTCGACTGCTTCGCGCTCAGGATGACAACGCTAATATTGACTTTTTTATGCTTTAATTATTATTTTCTGCGGTGACTTTTATAAGTTTATTTCTTTCTAAAAGAAAATTTTTCATATAATTTTTAAGAAAAAAATAATTAAAAAGCTTTCCGATGATTCCAAATGGAGATTCGAATTCGAAAATGTCGGTCATTATTGTGTTTTTACCTTCTTGGTTAAAAATATGTTGATGTTTTAAAGACTTAAATGTTCCTTTTAACATGATATCCGTGAATTGATAAGGTTTTTCCATGCTGACAATCTTTGAAGTGTGCGTTTGATAAATGCCTAAATGTTTTGCCCGCCAAGTCACTGTTTCACCTTCTTCAATTAATCCTGAAATTCGACCAGCAATCGCTTTTTCACCTGTTTTGAAAGTTGATTTTTGATGTAAATCAATGTCTCTTGCTAAGTCGAAAACGGTGTGAATATCGGCTTGGATAATTGTTTCTAAATAGATTCTGGACATTTTTATCTGTTTTTAAAAATTTAACCCAATAATTATTGCCAAAGCCGTCATTCTGAAAAGTGTCCAGGAAATTGTTGGAAGATAATTTAATTTTAAAATTTTACATCTTCTGATATGTTCCAGAAACATAATTAATACAACACTTCCGAAATAAATAATGCTGAAAGTTGGATTTAAGTTAATGAATAAAGCAGGAATTAAAAGTATTGTTCCAATCATTGAAACGGTCATCATATTACCAAGATAATTCCAAAATTTTTCTTTTAAATAAGCTTTTAAAAATAAGGTCTGCCAAGCAATTTGACCTAGACAAACTATAAATTCTCTCAAAAAATTATGTTCTAAATTCAATCCTAATTTTGCTGTAAACAAACTCAAAATATAAGCTGAGAAAAATATGACGAAAGTAATGTATACGATTCTATATTTCAAATTAAAATCAGGGATACAAGATTGGTCTGTATCATCTTTTTTTGATGGAATAATCTGTTTTCGATTGTAAGAAACAAAAGAATACAGTTTTTTGAAAAACCAATACAGAGGTTGTATTCTGGCAATTTTTTCTAATAATGGAAAGGAATTTCCAATGATTAATAATAAACTGTCTAATCCGTAAACCACTTCGTTTTTGTTGTGATCGACTAAAGCTATTTCGTTTTTTGCACGTTTGAAATCTATCAGACTTTTATTCTTCAATGACAATTCTGTAAAGGCTTCTCTTCCGTTTTCATCAAGCATTCCGCATTTTGTAAAACCTTTTGAATAGATGTTGCACATCGGACATTCATTGTCGTATATGAGGGTGTGATTTTGTAGCGTTTTCATTTGTGTTATTTTTGATATTTATATAATTTGTAATTGTCGTAGACATATAGAATAGCTAAGAAAGGGCTGTATAAAAGAGATACAATTAAAATAGTTCCAAAAAAATTGGTGACTTCATGATTATTCTTAAACATAAACATTATTAAGAATGAAATCCAGACAGGCATTATAAAAAGTCCATAAATGATGTAGCTTATAGATTTTTTTCTCTTTTGAAAA encodes:
- a CDS encoding SRPBCC family protein, whose translation is MSRIYLETIIQADIHTVFDLARDIDLHQKSTFKTGEKAIAGRISGLIEEGETVTWRAKHLGIYQTHTSKIVSMEKPYQFTDIMLKGTFKSLKHQHIFNQEGKNTIMTDIFEFESPFGIIGKLFNYFFLKNYMKNFLLERNKLIKVTAENNN
- a CDS encoding DCC1-like thiol-disulfide oxidoreductase family protein, whose amino-acid sequence is MKTLQNHTLIYDNECPMCNIYSKGFTKCGMLDENGREAFTELSLKNKSLIDFKRAKNEIALVDHNKNEVVYGLDSLLLIIGNSFPLLEKIARIQPLYWFFKKLYSFVSYNRKQIIPSKKDDTDQSCIPDFNLKYRIVYITFVIFFSAYILSLFTAKLGLNLEHNFLREFIVCLGQIAWQTLFLKAYLKEKFWNYLGNMMTVSMIGTILLIPALFINLNPTFSIIYFGSVVLIMFLEHIRRCKILKLNYLPTISWTLFRMTALAIIIGLNF
- a CDS encoding TIGR01777 family oxidoreductase, which produces MKIIIAAGTGFLGKNLEKYFTEKENEVYILTRNPKRKNEIHWDAKTLGEWKNWVENSDVVINLTGKSVDCRYTEKNKQEIYSSRINSTKVLQQAVDQCINKPKVWLNASSATIYTHSETQLNTEENGIIGDDFSMNICKSWEKEFFTVKNENVRKVALRTSIVLGNNGGAFPKLKLITKLGLGGKQGRGKQNVSWIHIDDFCKAIQHIIDNENMSGVINVTAPNPLSNEEFMMKLRKEMKIPFGLNALVWQLEIASIFLKTETELLLKSRNVYPEKLIKTGFEFSYPNIENAFKNLI